One genomic region from Roseobacter denitrificans OCh 114 encodes:
- a CDS encoding bifunctional sulfate adenylyltransferase/adenylylsulfate kinase: MNALNLAPIPELYVSYESAQKLKTEAGNLTSWDLTPRQICDLELLMNGGFNPLKGFLSEADYDSVVENMRTTDGALWPMPITLDVNEAFAEGLEIGQDIALRDQEGVILATMTVTDRWEPNKAREAEKVFGADDSAHPAVNYLHNHAGKIYLGGPVTGIQQPVHYDFRARRDTPNELRAYFRKLGWRKVVAFQTRNPLHRAHQELTFRAAREAQANLLIHPVVGMTKPGDVDHFTRVRCYEAVLDKYPAATTSMSLLNLAMRMAGPREAVWHGLIRKNHGCTHFIVGRDHAGPGKNSAGEDFYGPYDAQEMFRAHQEEMGIEMVDFKHMVWVQERAQYEPMDEIKDKDDVTILNISGTELRRRLQEGLEIPEWFSFPEVVTELRRTRPPRNQQGFTVFFTGFSGSGKSTIANALMVKLMEMGGRPVTLLDGDIVRKNLSSELGFSKEHRDLNIRRIGYVASEITKNGGIAICAPIAPYASTRRAVREDVEAFGAFIEVHVATSIEECERRDRKGLYKLAREGKIKEFTGISDPYDVPENPELSVETENVDVDNCAHQVLLKLESMGLISG; the protein is encoded by the coding sequence ATGAACGCTTTGAACCTTGCCCCGATCCCCGAACTTTATGTGTCCTACGAGTCTGCGCAAAAGCTCAAGACCGAGGCGGGCAACCTGACCAGCTGGGATCTCACGCCGCGCCAGATCTGCGATCTGGAATTGCTGATGAACGGGGGGTTCAATCCGCTCAAAGGGTTCTTGTCCGAGGCCGATTACGACAGTGTGGTCGAGAACATGCGCACCACGGATGGCGCGCTTTGGCCGATGCCGATCACGCTGGACGTGAACGAAGCCTTTGCCGAAGGGCTGGAGATCGGGCAGGACATCGCCCTGCGCGATCAGGAAGGCGTGATCCTCGCCACCATGACCGTCACCGACCGCTGGGAGCCGAACAAGGCGCGCGAGGCGGAAAAGGTCTTTGGCGCGGACGACTCTGCGCATCCGGCGGTGAACTACCTGCACAACCACGCAGGCAAGATCTATCTGGGCGGCCCTGTGACCGGCATCCAGCAGCCGGTGCATTATGATTTCCGGGCGCGTCGTGACACGCCAAATGAACTGCGCGCCTATTTCCGCAAGCTGGGCTGGCGCAAGGTCGTGGCGTTTCAGACCCGCAACCCGCTGCACCGCGCGCATCAGGAACTGACGTTCCGTGCTGCGCGCGAAGCACAGGCCAACCTGCTGATCCACCCCGTCGTGGGCATGACCAAGCCGGGGGACGTCGATCACTTCACCCGCGTGCGCTGCTATGAGGCGGTGCTGGACAAATACCCCGCCGCCACCACGTCGATGAGCCTGCTGAACCTTGCCATGCGCATGGCTGGCCCGCGTGAGGCGGTCTGGCACGGTCTGATCCGCAAGAACCACGGCTGCACCCATTTCATCGTCGGGCGCGATCACGCGGGCCCCGGCAAGAACTCCGCCGGTGAGGATTTCTATGGCCCCTATGACGCGCAGGAGATGTTCCGCGCGCATCAGGAGGAAATGGGCATCGAGATGGTCGATTTCAAACATATGGTCTGGGTGCAGGAACGCGCGCAATACGAACCGATGGACGAGATCAAGGACAAGGATGACGTGACCATCCTGAACATTTCGGGCACCGAGCTGCGCCGCCGCCTGCAGGAAGGTCTTGAGATCCCCGAATGGTTCTCCTTCCCCGAGGTGGTGACCGAGCTGCGCCGCACACGCCCCCCGCGCAACCAGCAGGGCTTTACCGTGTTCTTCACCGGGTTTTCCGGGTCGGGTAAATCCACCATCGCCAATGCGCTGATGGTCAAGCTGATGGAGATGGGCGGGCGTCCTGTGACGCTGCTGGATGGCGATATCGTACGCAAGAACCTGTCATCGGAACTGGGGTTCTCCAAAGAGCACCGCGATCTGAACATCCGGCGCATCGGCTATGTGGCCAGCGAGATCACCAAGAACGGCGGTATCGCGATCTGTGCGCCCATCGCGCCCTATGCCTCCACCCGCCGTGCGGTGCGCGAGGATGTGGAAGCCTTCGGTGCCTTTATCGAAGTGCACGTGGCCACGTCGATCGAGGAATGCGAACGGCGCGACCGCAAGGGGCTGTACAAGCTGGCGCGCGAAGGCAAGATCAAGGAATTCACCGGCATCTCCGATCCCTACGACGTGCCCGAAAACCCCGAACTCAGCGTCGAGACCGAGAATGTGGACGTGGACAACTGCGCCCATCAGGTGCTGCTCAAACTGGAGAGCATGGGGTTGATCTCCGGCTGA
- a CDS encoding VWA domain-containing protein, which yields MAAALVTLFMAGQVHAAASVSWLSPTDGSSAPVGTNVAPTGVASGVGSSGDGLDLVLVLDSSGSMADINNGKSRQQWQRDAAIALVNSLPAATTSVSIVEFDSNANVVTGLTSLTPASNIPAIIAAINGVNASGGTNIASGIAAAAGELTGANATTGRSKQMVVISDGDPTAGDQNAAALAAVAAGVNNIHSVAIPGADVAKMEDIADNGNGVFSNFTNSADLANIASVFDGTAGNLVGLDRVEVTLPDGTTITVPTDGLGNFSLADYALELGDNVFSATAFATDGSQATADLTLIGTEVTTPVPLPAAAWMLLAAIAGLGAMARRKHS from the coding sequence ATGGCTGCCGCACTCGTGACGCTCTTCATGGCCGGGCAGGTTCATGCGGCGGCTTCCGTCTCCTGGCTTTCGCCTACTGACGGCAGTTCTGCACCGGTCGGCACCAATGTCGCCCCCACAGGTGTCGCAAGTGGCGTCGGCAGTTCCGGTGACGGTCTCGACCTCGTTCTGGTGCTGGACAGCTCCGGCAGCATGGCCGATATCAATAATGGCAAGTCCCGCCAGCAGTGGCAGCGCGATGCGGCCATCGCCCTTGTCAACTCCTTGCCCGCAGCCACGACATCCGTGTCGATCGTTGAATTTGACTCCAATGCAAATGTCGTTACCGGCCTGACTTCACTGACGCCCGCGTCGAATATCCCGGCGATCATCGCCGCAATCAACGGTGTCAATGCATCCGGCGGCACGAATATTGCCTCCGGGATTGCTGCCGCCGCGGGCGAGTTGACCGGTGCAAACGCAACGACAGGCCGCTCCAAGCAGATGGTCGTCATCTCCGATGGTGATCCAACGGCGGGTGATCAGAATGCAGCGGCGCTCGCAGCGGTTGCTGCGGGCGTGAACAACATCCACTCCGTGGCCATTCCCGGTGCTGATGTGGCAAAGATGGAAGATATCGCAGACAACGGAAATGGTGTGTTCTCCAACTTCACCAACTCAGCCGATCTGGCCAATATCGCCAGCGTCTTTGACGGCACCGCCGGTAACCTCGTCGGGCTCGACCGGGTCGAGGTGACCCTGCCCGATGGAACGACCATCACCGTACCGACAGACGGTCTGGGCAACTTCAGCCTTGCGGATTATGCACTGGAACTGGGCGATAACGTCTTTTCCGCCACTGCTTTTGCAACGGATGGTTCACAGGCCACCGCGGATCTCACACTGATCGGTACCGAAGTCACCACACCGGTGCCCCTGCCTGCTGCCGCATGGATGCTGCTGGCCGCAATCGCCGGTCTGGGAGCCATGGCGCGTCGCAAGCATAGCTGA